ATCTTTTTGGTGAGCTTGGGGTCTTCCAACTGGTCGCAAATGGCTACCCGCTCCCCGGCTTTCACCAGTTTTGGCAGGTAAGTGTTAAGGGAATGATGTGGAAAACCGGCCAGTTCACTGCGCTCACTCCCATTGTTGCGGTTAGTGAGCACAATATTGAGAATTCGGGAGGCCTTTACAGCATCTTCCCCAAAAGTCTCGTAAAAATCGCCCACCCTAAACAGCAACATGGCATCAGGATATTTCGTCTTGATCTTGTTGTACTGCTGCATTAAGGGCGTGATCTTCTTCTCTGCTTTTCCTGACACTGGACTCATTTTTTTTGCTGAGGGCTAAAATATACATTCTCTCCCTTTAAAGATAATCTTCCCTTTTCTCATTTTCAAACTTTTATCCACAACCTGTCAACCATCATTTTAAATTTAAGCTGAAGTGAAATTCGCCGCCCCGCTATTTTCTGAAAGTACTGCTGAATTCTCTATTTTTGCCCTATGGAAAACCGAAAGCTGAAAAACAGCGAGCTCGATAGAAAATCTACTGAAGAATTTAAGTCGGCCAGAAAGACGCCGGTAATTGTCATTTTAGACAACGTGAGGAGCCTCAATAACATAGGCTCCGTTTTTCGCACTGCCGATGCCTTTTTGATTGAAAAGATCTATCTCTGCGGCATCACAGCCTGCCCGCCTCATAAAGATATCCAGAAAACCGCTTTGGGAGCCACCGAAACCGTGGCCTGGGAGTATCGCGAAGATGCGCTTGAACTGGTGAAAGAGCTGCAGCAGCAGGAAGTGCGGGTGTACTCGGTAGAACAAGCCGAAGGTGCCGAATTCCTCGATGCTTTCACCCCTCAAAAAGGGCAAAAATACGCCCTCATATTTGGGAACGAAGTAAAAGGCGTGCAGCAAAAAGTAGTTTCTGTCAGTAACGGCGTACTTGAAATCCCACAGCTTGGCAGTAAACATTCTCTCAATATCTCTGTAAGCGCAGGCGTTGTAATGTGGGATGTGTTTTCTAAAATGAAACTTCTGGAATAGTGGAAAGTGGAAAGTAAAAAATAGAACTTCCCTGATTAATGTTGACCTGTTCTAGATATAAGTTGTACGTCCCTGATATAGGTTGACCATAAAATCAACTTACATGAAGTCAAATATTCGATTGCTCAGTAAACATCGGAAATTCTCCGATGAGTTCAAAAGACAAATTGTGAATGATTATGAAAGTGGCAGGTACAGTGTATTTCAACTGTCTAAGCTTCACGGAATGTCACGGTCTATGATCTATAACTGGATTCATAAATTTTCTACCTTTAACGAGAAAGGTTATAGAGTTGTAGAAATGAAAGACAGTAGCAGTAAAAAGATGCAAGAGCTGGAGGCCAAAAACAAGGAACTGGAAGCAGCTTTAGGGCGTAAACAGATACAGTTGGATTATTTAGAAAAGATGATCGAACTGGCTAAGTCAGAACTCGATATCGACATTAAAAAAAACTACAGCACCCCACAATCAACTGGTTCAGGAAAAACAAAGAAAAAGTGAGTTATTCCATGAATCAATTCTATGAAGGCATTGGGATCAGTAAACAAGCTGTCCATCAATATGCTAGAAGACAAAGAATTTTTGATCATCGTTTGATGGAATTAA
This Salinimicrobium tongyeongense DNA region includes the following protein-coding sequences:
- a CDS encoding RNA methyltransferase — protein: MENRKLKNSELDRKSTEEFKSARKTPVIVILDNVRSLNNIGSVFRTADAFLIEKIYLCGITACPPHKDIQKTALGATETVAWEYREDALELVKELQQQEVRVYSVEQAEGAEFLDAFTPQKGQKYALIFGNEVKGVQQKVVSVSNGVLEIPQLGSKHSLNISVSAGVVMWDVFSKMKLLE
- a CDS encoding transposase, with product MKSNIRLLSKHRKFSDEFKRQIVNDYESGRYSVFQLSKLHGMSRSMIYNWIHKFSTFNEKGYRVVEMKDSSSKKMQELEAKNKELEAALGRKQIQLDYLEKMIELAKSELDIDIKKNYSTPQSTGSGKTKKK